The window TCTGCGCGCCGGCGGTCGAGCTGACCACGAGCGCGACCAGCAGCGTCCAGCATACCCATCGCATTTTCATATCGAATGCTCCTTTGCCTGAAGTTGCGACCAATAGCCTGAAGCGGCGCAGAGAGGATTATCACAAAGCCGCCGGGTGGGCAAAGAAAATGCGGCCCGTGGTTAACGGAAGGCGGCTTCAGATGCCGAGCTGTGATTCGATCTCGCGAATGCGCGTCACCAGCCGCAACAACTCGGCGTCGCTAACCGGTCTGCCACGCGAGACCTGATCACAGACCATCAGCAGGCGCGCCAGCTCGGCTTCGTCCAGGCGGGCGCGCCGCGCTGCCCTGGCCGCCAGTTGCGCGCTCTCGGCATTCGGCGGCAAGCCGCTGTAACGGCACAGCCGTTTGCGAAAGTCCCAGTAGACGTTCTGCATCGCCAGGTCGGTGGCGCGCGCCAGCCGCGTGATCGTCGCCATCGAAGAGACAAACTCCAGGTTGGTCGTGCGCCGCTCACGCCGCAGCGGCAGCGGGCGCGCGAACCGCCGCCCGAAGGTGTAGGTGGCGACCGCCGCGATCAACACGCCCTGCCAGAAGAGCCACGGCACCGGCGTGCCGCGAAAGTAAGCCAGCACCCCTTCGCTTGTGGCGTGCGAGCCGTAGCCGTGATGGAACTCATCAAAGGCGATTTTGCCCGGCGGCAGGTCGTCGAACAGGTTCAGGGCCAGTACGACGTTGTCGGCTTCCTTGATGCCGTTGTTCGCGACGATGTGCGGGTCTGTGAGAAAGACGACGCGGCCATCTTTCACCCTGGCGTCTGCGAGCAGCGCGCCGTTGTCGTCGCCGATGTGCGACACCGCGCCGTGGCCGCTCAGGCGGATGCGGGTCGCGGCGCTGCCAAGCTTGATGCGCTCGACGCCGAAGGCATAACGCGTCGGCTGCAACGGCTTCGGCTCGCCGTTCGAGGTAGTAAACGACGTGTTGGCCACAAGGTCGCCAATCACGTGGTCGAGTTGGACCGTCTGATCGATGATGAGCAGTTGCTTGCCGCGCCCGACCCATTCGGCGAGGGCGTCGAACTCTTCTTTGTCGGGGCCAGAGCTGTCAGGCAGAGCGATCAGCACCAGCGTGCCGATGTCGTCGCGGTCGGTGATTTCGTTGTACGGCTTTTCCAGCCGCGTGACCGGGTGGCCTGTCTCTTCGAGCAGCGTGTAGAAGGCCCGTGTGCCGTAGGGCGTCGTGCGATACGACGAGCGGTTGCCGGTCTGTTCGCTCTCTTCCGCCGTCTGCGGGTCAACGAAAAACACGAAGTTGAGCCCCACCAGCAGCAGGAAGATAACCAGCACTAACAGGATCGCGCTCGTGGATCGCTTCATAAGAGAGTGACAAGTGACAAGTGACAAGTGACAAGTGACAAGAAAAGAGGATGACGGACGCAGGCGCGACAGCTTCTTAATTCTTGTCACTTGTCACTTGTCACTTGTTACCTCCGATAAGCGCCATCGCTTCGCTGCGGGTGCGCGGGTCTTTCAGGAAGCCGCCGCGCAAGGCGCTGGTGATGGTCTTGGCGCCGGGCTTTTTAACCCCGCGCATCTCCATGCAGAGGTGCTCGGCTTCGATGACCACCATCACGCCTTTGGCGCGCAGCTCGGTGTAGAGCAGGTCGGCGATTTCTGTAGTCAGGCGCTCCTGAATCTGCGGCTTCTTCGCCATGATGTCGGCGACCCGCGCCAGCTTCGACAGCCCGACGATGCGTCCCTCGCGCGGGATGTAAGCGATGTGCGCGACGCCGACGAAGGGCACGAGATGATGTTCGCAAAGACTGTAAAGCGGGATGTCTTTGACGATGACCATCTCGTCGTGGGTTTCGGCGGGGATGACCTGCAAGACCGCGCGCGCGTCCTGGTGCAGCCCGGCGCAAATCTCTTCGCACATCAAGGCGACGCGGCGCGGCGTGCCTTGCAGGCCGGGCCGGTCGGCGTCTTCGCCGATGCCTTCCAGGATCAGGCGCACGCCGGCTTCGATCTTTTTCAGGTTCATCTTCGGTTGGCCACTGGGCGGCGCGTGATTATGCTTTTTCGGGTTCGCCATTCTGGTCGTCTAATCTCTCGCGGTAACGGGCGCTGGCGGCGGATTGAACTTCGATAACCGGCACGTCCAATTGCCGGGCCAGCCGCGCGCAGTCTTCATACTCCGGTTGAAAGTGTAACGTGCGCCCGCCGTCACGCGCCACCTTAACGCGCACTTCGCCATAGCGCGTCTCGACCGTTTCAAGCGTCCGTGCCAGCACGCGCCGCCGCGCGTCGTAGTAGCGCACGCCGAGCGTTGTCGTTTCGGCGAGCAACATCCGGATGATCGTTTCACGCGCTGCCGGCTCGCAAAGCACGGTCAGTAAGATGCCCGGTCGTGATTTCTTCATTTGCGTCGCCGTCATAAAAACGTCGAGCGCGCCGAGCATGAGCGCCTTCTCCATCACGAAGCCGAACGCCTGCGGATTCATGTCGTCAATGTTGGTTTCGATCACCGCAATCACTTCATCGCGTCCGGTCAATCCCTCAACGCTTTCTAAGTCACCAAGCACAACGCGCAGGGCGTTCGGGAACCCTTGGGGGTCGCGGGTGCCCGCGCCGTAGCCGGTTCTCGCAATCTTCATCCCCGGCAGCAGCCCGAAGGATTCCGCGAGCGTGGCAATGATCGCGGCGCCGGTCGGCGTCACGAACTCGCCTTCGATGTCGCCCGCATAGACCGGCACATCGCGCAACAGCGCGGCGGTCGCGGGGGCCGGCACA is drawn from Blastocatellia bacterium and contains these coding sequences:
- a CDS encoding DUF4350 domain-containing protein translates to MKRSTSAILLVLVIFLLLVGLNFVFFVDPQTAEESEQTGNRSSYRTTPYGTRAFYTLLEETGHPVTRLEKPYNEITDRDDIGTLVLIALPDSSGPDKEEFDALAEWVGRGKQLLIIDQTVQLDHVIGDLVANTSFTTSNGEPKPLQPTRYAFGVERIKLGSAATRIRLSGHGAVSHIGDDNGALLADARVKDGRVVFLTDPHIVANNGIKEADNVVLALNLFDDLPPGKIAFDEFHHGYGSHATSEGVLAYFRGTPVPWLFWQGVLIAAVATYTFGRRFARPLPLRRERRTTNLEFVSSMATITRLARATDLAMQNVYWDFRKRLCRYSGLPPNAESAQLAARAARRARLDEAELARLLMVCDQVSRGRPVSDAELLRLVTRIREIESQLGI
- the folE gene encoding GTP cyclohydrolase I FolE produces the protein MNLKKIEAGVRLILEGIGEDADRPGLQGTPRRVALMCEEICAGLHQDARAVLQVIPAETHDEMVIVKDIPLYSLCEHHLVPFVGVAHIAYIPREGRIVGLSKLARVADIMAKKPQIQERLTTEIADLLYTELRAKGVMVVIEAEHLCMEMRGVKKPGAKTITSALRGGFLKDPRTRSEAMALIGGNK
- the larC gene encoding nickel pincer cofactor biosynthesis protein LarC, which translates into the protein MRALYFDCFAGASGDMICGALIDAGADWNELQTQLASLGLRGYQVNAERVKRGGIAATKFNVAVDEATQPHRHLKDIREIINRSALSDLTKQRAVRAFELLADAEALVHATTRERVHFHEVGAVDSIIDTVGAMIGFEMLGVEHCLASPLRVGHGTVKTAHGLMPVPAPATAALLRDVPVYAGDIEGEFVTPTGAAIIATLAESFGLLPGMKIARTGYGAGTRDPQGFPNALRVVLGDLESVEGLTGRDEVIAVIETNIDDMNPQAFGFVMEKALMLGALDVFMTATQMKKSRPGILLTVLCEPAARETIIRMLLAETTTLGVRYYDARRRVLARTLETVETRYGEVRVKVARDGGRTLHFQPEYEDCARLARQLDVPVIEVQSAASARYRERLDDQNGEPEKA